Proteins co-encoded in one Actinomadura luteofluorescens genomic window:
- a CDS encoding SDR family oxidoreductase encodes MTTQIALITGANKGIGFETARALGRGGAVVLLGARSAERGGPAAAALAAEGIDARFVRLDVTDAGTVEAAARWVDAEFGRLDILVNNAGITTTGATGFPPSRTAPDLVRTAFETNVFGVVAVTNAMLPLLRRSPAGRIVNVSSELGSLTLHGDPSSPVHGVNLLPYNASKSALNAVTVAYAKELAGTSITVNATTPGYCATDLNEHAGHRTPEQGASVIAGVALLGDGAPTGAFLAEDGPLPW; translated from the coding sequence ATGACGACACAGATCGCACTCATCACCGGAGCCAACAAGGGCATCGGCTTCGAGACGGCCCGCGCCCTCGGCCGCGGCGGCGCCGTCGTCCTGCTCGGGGCGCGTTCGGCCGAGCGTGGCGGGCCGGCCGCCGCCGCGCTCGCCGCCGAGGGGATCGACGCCCGGTTCGTCCGGCTGGACGTCACCGACGCCGGCACCGTCGAGGCCGCCGCCCGGTGGGTCGACGCCGAGTTCGGCCGGCTCGACATCCTGGTCAACAACGCCGGGATCACCACGACGGGAGCGACCGGTTTCCCGCCGAGCCGGACGGCGCCGGACCTGGTCCGGACCGCGTTCGAGACCAACGTGTTCGGCGTCGTCGCGGTCACCAACGCGATGCTTCCGCTGCTGCGCCGCTCCCCCGCCGGGCGGATCGTCAACGTCTCCAGCGAGCTCGGCTCGCTGACGTTGCACGGCGACCCGTCCAGCCCGGTGCACGGCGTCAACCTGCTGCCGTACAACGCGTCCAAGTCGGCGCTGAACGCCGTCACCGTCGCCTACGCCAAGGAGCTGGCCGGCACCTCGATCACGGTGAACGCCACCACGCCCGGGTACTGCGCGACGGATCTCAACGAGCACGCCGGGCACCGGACGCCGGAGCAGGGGGCGTCCGTGATCGCCGGGGTGGCCCTCCTCGGCGACGGCGCCCCGACGGGCGCGTTCCTCGCCGAGGACGGCCCCCTGCCCTGGTAG